In Carya illinoinensis cultivar Pawnee chromosome 16, C.illinoinensisPawnee_v1, whole genome shotgun sequence, a single window of DNA contains:
- the LOC122299365 gene encoding protein REVEILLE 1-like isoform X3 — protein sequence MALHRLKQWSRRRRNVHLGITLHLSCSFMFEQVRKPYTIVKQREKWTEEEHQKFLEALKLYGRGWRQIEAHVGTKTAVQIRSHAQKFFSKVVRASSGSTESTIEPVEIPPPRPKKKPSHPYPRKSVDSPNGISVTNELERSPSPNLLVGEKDTKSPTSVLSATGSDSLGSAVSEQLNACSSPNSCTTDMHSSTSSPVEKENVHMTSNSTVQEEKDPFSSTPECFLSMELELASKDTIGNMGDEATGAPVTSIKLFGRTVVVTDFQKPCSSGAENSESLPSANYPENVDTEKLVNYNCESLPCQAPDRRMEHLKENTDSAEANQYTSLPWWTLYQGLPFYCSSSYNQTSVQVPAGSCVEEETNERDIIAREKSCTGSNSAIINEVGNGEKNLVGVDSESQETLDERRISPCKHMKGFVPYKRCRAERDANSSMMVMEEREGQRARVCS from the exons ATGGCGCTGCACAGACTGAAACAGTGGTCCAGGAGGAGGAGAAATGTTCATTTGGGGATTACTCTACACCTAAG CTGTTCTTTCATGTTTGAGCAGGTAAGGAAACCCTACACCATCgttaaacaaagagaaaaatggACAGAAGAAGAGCATCAGAAGTTTCTTGAAGCCTTGAAGCTGTATGGTCGTGGTTGGCGTCAAATCGAAG CACATGTAGGCACCAAAACTGCAGTTCAGATCCGAAGTCATGCTCAAAAATTTTTCTCTAAG GTCGTACGGGCATCCAGTGGTAGCACTGAAAGCACCATAGAACCAGTTGAGATACCACCTCCACGGCCAAAGAAGAAACCCTCACATCCTTATCCACGTAAATCAGTTGATTCCCCTAATGGGATATCAGTTACAAATGAATTAGAAAGGTCTCCATCTCCAAATTTATTGGTCGGGGAGAAAGACACCAAATCTCCCACTTCAGTTCTCTCTGCAACTGGGTCAGATTCACTGGGGTCTGCAGTTTCAGAGCAGCTCAATGCTTGTTCTTCCCCTAATTCATGCACAACTGACATGCATTCAAGTACCTCCTCACCTGTTGAGAAGGAGAATGTACACATGACATCCAATTCCACTGTCCAAGAAGAAAAAGATCCTTTTTCATCAACGCCTGAGTGCTTTTTGTCCATG GAATTGGAGTTAGCTTCCAAGGATACTATAGGCAACATGGGAGATGAAGCCACAGGAGCACCCGTTACAAGCATCAAGCTTTTTGGAAGGACGGTTGTGGTGACAGATTTCCAAAAACCATGTTCGTCAGGGGCAGAGAATAGTGAGTCACTGCCATCTGCTAATTATCCAGAGAACGTTGATACTGAGAAGCTTGTTAATTATAATTGTGAATCATTGCCATGTCAAGCCCCAGATAGACGCATGGAACATTTGAAAGAGAACACCGACTCTGCAGAAGCCAACCAGTATACTTCTCTGCCATGGTGGACTCTGTACCAAGGTCTGCCATTTTATTGCTCTTCCTCGTATAACCAAACCTCAGTTCAAGTACCTGCAGGTTCCTGTGTTGAAGAAGAAACGAACGAGAGGGATATTATTGCGAGGGAAAAATCTTGTACTGGCTCGAACTCTGCAATAATTAATGAGGTGGGAAATGGAGAGAAGAATTTAGTTGGTGTTGATTCTGAGTCTCAAGAAACTCTTGATGAGAGAAGGATTAGCCCCTGCAAGCATATGAAGGGATTTGTTCCCTACAAAAGATGTCGAGCAGAGAGAGATGCGAACTCATCAATGATGGTTATGGAGGAGAGGGAAGGACAAAGAGCTCGAGTTTGCTCGTAG
- the LOC122298478 gene encoding homeobox-leucine zipper protein HDG11-like isoform X2 yields the protein MEYSGGEGGEDHNASSDPQGRKKRYHRHTMHQIQRLEAIFKECPHPDEKQRSLLSRELGLAPRQIKFWFQNRRTQMKAQHERADNCALRAENDKIRCENIAIREALRNVICPSCGGPPVNEDSYFDKQKFRIENAHLKEELDRVSSIATKYIGRPISQLPPMQPIHVSSLDLSMGSFGGRGIGGPSLDIDLLPGSSSTVPSLPFQPRLSDLDRSLMTDIAAHAMEELLRLVQTNEPLWMKSKTDGRDILNLESYERIFPMANTNLKNPHLRIEASRDSGVVIMNGLALVDMFMDSHKWVELFPAIVSVGKTIEVISSEMLGSHSGSLQLMYKDLQVLSPLVSTREFYFLRYCQQIEQGLWAIVDVSYDFPRENQFSPQCRQLPSGCLIQDMPNGYSQVTWVEHVEIEDKTPTHRLYRDLVHSGLAFGAERWLAILCRMCERFACLMVTGTSTTRDLEGVIPSIDGKRSMMKLAQRMVNNFCTSISTSNSHRWTTLSGMNEVGIRVTVHKSTDPGQPNGVVLNAATTIWLPVSPHNVFNFFKDERTRAQWDVLSNGNGMQEVAHIANGSHPGNCISVLRNRLSTLAKTTC from the exons ATGGAGTACAGCGGTGGAGAAGGCGGAGAAGACCACAATGCCTCCTCCGACCCTCAAGGGAGGAAGAAGCGCTACCATCGTCACACAATGCACCAGATTCAGAGGCTCGAAGC AATATTCAAGGAGTGCCCTCACCCGGATGAGAAGCAGAGGTCACTGTTAAGTCGGGAGTTGGGATTGGCTCCTCGCCAGATCAAATTTTGGTTCCAAAACCGGAGGACCCAGATGAAG GCCCAACATGAAAGAGCTGATAATTGTGCGCTCCGAGCAGAGAACGACAAGATCCGTTGCGAGAACATAGCAATCCGAGAGGCACTTAGAAATGTCATATGTCCGTCTTGTGGGGGCCCTCCAGTCAACGAAGATTCCTACTTCGATAAGCAAAAATTTCGAATAGAGAATGCCCATTTGAAAGAAGAG CTTGATAGAGTATCTAGCATTGCAACCAAGTACATTGGGAGGCCAATTTCTCAACTCCCACCAATGCAGCCAATTCATGTTTCTTCACTAGATTTGTCAATGGGAAGTTTTGGAGGTCGAGGGATTGGTGGTCCTTCCCTTGATATCGATCTTCTTCCCGGAAGTTCCTCGACAGTACCAAGTTTGCCTTTCCAACCACGCCTTTCGGACTTGGACAGGTCCCTCATGACAGATATTGCTGCTCATGCCATGGAAGAATTGTTAAGGCTTGTGCAGACTAACGAACCCTTGTGGATGAAATCAAAAACTGATGGGAGGGATATTCTTAATCTTGAAAGCTATGAAAGGATTTTTCCAATGGCTAATACTAACTTGAAAAACCCCCATTTGAGGATTGAGGCGTCTAGAGATTCTGGAGTTGTGATCATGAATGGTTTAGCATTGGTTGATATGTTTATGGACTCA CACAAGTGGGTGGAACTGTTTCCCGCAATAGTCTCAGTGGGAAAGACAATTGAAGTGATATCATCTGAAATGTTGGGTAGTCATAGTGGCTCTTTGCAACTG ATGTACAAAGATTTGCAGGTGCTTTCACCACTAGTATCTACTCGTGAGTTCTATTTCCTCCGTTATTGTCAGCAAATTGAACAAGGGTTGTGGGCAATTGTAGATGTTTCTTATGATTTCCCCCGTGAGAACCAATTTTCTCCTCAATGTCGCCAACTTCCCTCCGGATGCTTGATTCAAGACATGCCTAATGGGTACTCTCAG GTTACTTGGGTAGAGCATGTGGAAATTGAAGACAAAACCCCAACTCATCGGCTTTATAGAGATCTTGTTCACAGTGGGTTGGCATTTGGAGCAGAAAGATGGCTTGCTATTCTTTGTAGGATGTGTGAAAGATTTGCTTGTCTTATGGTGACAGGCACTTCAACTACACGGGATCTTGAGGGAG TGATTCCATCAATTGATGGTAAAAGAAGCATGATGAAGCTTGCCCAAAGAATGGTCAACAATTTCTGTACAAGCATTAGCACTTCTAACAGCCACCGGTGGACAACCCTTTCTGGGATGAATGAGGTTGGAATTCGAGTGACTGTCCATAAGAGCACTGATCCTGGCCAACCCAATGGAGTGGTTCTCAATGCAGCTACTACAATTTGGCTTCCAGTTTCACCACACAATGTCTTCAATTTCTTCAAGGATGAAAGAACCCGAGCCCAG TGGGATGTTCTCTCCAATGGCAATGGCATGCAAGAGGTTGCCCATATAGCAAATGGGTCACATCCAGGGAACTGTATATCTGTGCTTCGA AACAGGCTTTCAACACTAGCCAAAACAACATGTTGA
- the LOC122298478 gene encoding homeobox-leucine zipper protein HDG11-like isoform X1: MEYSGGEGGEDHNASSDPQGRKKRYHRHTMHQIQRLEAIFKECPHPDEKQRSLLSRELGLAPRQIKFWFQNRRTQMKAQHERADNCALRAENDKIRCENIAIREALRNVICPSCGGPPVNEDSYFDKQKFRIENAHLKEELDRVSSIATKYIGRPISQLPPMQPIHVSSLDLSMGSFGGRGIGGPSLDIDLLPGSSSTVPSLPFQPRLSDLDRSLMTDIAAHAMEELLRLVQTNEPLWMKSKTDGRDILNLESYERIFPMANTNLKNPHLRIEASRDSGVVIMNGLALVDMFMDSHKWVELFPAIVSVGKTIEVISSEMLGSHSGSLQLMYKDLQVLSPLVSTREFYFLRYCQQIEQGLWAIVDVSYDFPRENQFSPQCRQLPSGCLIQDMPNGYSQVTWVEHVEIEDKTPTHRLYRDLVHSGLAFGAERWLAILCRMCERFACLMVTGTSTTRDLEGVIPSIDGKRSMMKLAQRMVNNFCTSISTSNSHRWTTLSGMNEVGIRVTVHKSTDPGQPNGVVLNAATTIWLPVSPHNVFNFFKDERTRAQWDVLSNGNGMQEVAHIANGSHPGNCISVLRAFNTSQNNMLILQESCIDSSGALVVYCPVDLPAINIAMSGEDPSYIPLLPSGFTISPDGRPNLLSRDGASTSSSSQQGGSMMSRFGGSLITVAFQILVSNLPSAKLNLESVTTVNNLIDTTIQQIRAALNCPSS, from the exons ATGGAGTACAGCGGTGGAGAAGGCGGAGAAGACCACAATGCCTCCTCCGACCCTCAAGGGAGGAAGAAGCGCTACCATCGTCACACAATGCACCAGATTCAGAGGCTCGAAGC AATATTCAAGGAGTGCCCTCACCCGGATGAGAAGCAGAGGTCACTGTTAAGTCGGGAGTTGGGATTGGCTCCTCGCCAGATCAAATTTTGGTTCCAAAACCGGAGGACCCAGATGAAG GCCCAACATGAAAGAGCTGATAATTGTGCGCTCCGAGCAGAGAACGACAAGATCCGTTGCGAGAACATAGCAATCCGAGAGGCACTTAGAAATGTCATATGTCCGTCTTGTGGGGGCCCTCCAGTCAACGAAGATTCCTACTTCGATAAGCAAAAATTTCGAATAGAGAATGCCCATTTGAAAGAAGAG CTTGATAGAGTATCTAGCATTGCAACCAAGTACATTGGGAGGCCAATTTCTCAACTCCCACCAATGCAGCCAATTCATGTTTCTTCACTAGATTTGTCAATGGGAAGTTTTGGAGGTCGAGGGATTGGTGGTCCTTCCCTTGATATCGATCTTCTTCCCGGAAGTTCCTCGACAGTACCAAGTTTGCCTTTCCAACCACGCCTTTCGGACTTGGACAGGTCCCTCATGACAGATATTGCTGCTCATGCCATGGAAGAATTGTTAAGGCTTGTGCAGACTAACGAACCCTTGTGGATGAAATCAAAAACTGATGGGAGGGATATTCTTAATCTTGAAAGCTATGAAAGGATTTTTCCAATGGCTAATACTAACTTGAAAAACCCCCATTTGAGGATTGAGGCGTCTAGAGATTCTGGAGTTGTGATCATGAATGGTTTAGCATTGGTTGATATGTTTATGGACTCA CACAAGTGGGTGGAACTGTTTCCCGCAATAGTCTCAGTGGGAAAGACAATTGAAGTGATATCATCTGAAATGTTGGGTAGTCATAGTGGCTCTTTGCAACTG ATGTACAAAGATTTGCAGGTGCTTTCACCACTAGTATCTACTCGTGAGTTCTATTTCCTCCGTTATTGTCAGCAAATTGAACAAGGGTTGTGGGCAATTGTAGATGTTTCTTATGATTTCCCCCGTGAGAACCAATTTTCTCCTCAATGTCGCCAACTTCCCTCCGGATGCTTGATTCAAGACATGCCTAATGGGTACTCTCAG GTTACTTGGGTAGAGCATGTGGAAATTGAAGACAAAACCCCAACTCATCGGCTTTATAGAGATCTTGTTCACAGTGGGTTGGCATTTGGAGCAGAAAGATGGCTTGCTATTCTTTGTAGGATGTGTGAAAGATTTGCTTGTCTTATGGTGACAGGCACTTCAACTACACGGGATCTTGAGGGAG TGATTCCATCAATTGATGGTAAAAGAAGCATGATGAAGCTTGCCCAAAGAATGGTCAACAATTTCTGTACAAGCATTAGCACTTCTAACAGCCACCGGTGGACAACCCTTTCTGGGATGAATGAGGTTGGAATTCGAGTGACTGTCCATAAGAGCACTGATCCTGGCCAACCCAATGGAGTGGTTCTCAATGCAGCTACTACAATTTGGCTTCCAGTTTCACCACACAATGTCTTCAATTTCTTCAAGGATGAAAGAACCCGAGCCCAG TGGGATGTTCTCTCCAATGGCAATGGCATGCAAGAGGTTGCCCATATAGCAAATGGGTCACATCCAGGGAACTGTATATCTGTGCTTCGA GCTTTCAACACTAGCCAAAACAACATGTTGATACTTCAAGAGAGCTGCATAGACTCATCAGGTGCACTAGTGGTGTACTGCCCAGTTGATCTTCCTGCAATAAACATAGCAATGAGCGGCGAAGATCCATCCTACATTCCTCTTCTACCATCAGGGTTCACCATTTCACCCGACGGCCGTCCCAACCTGCTGTCGAGAGATGGCGCATCGACAAGTTCCAGCTCGCAGCAAGGCGGGAGCATGATGAGTAGGTTTGGGGGTTCACTGATTACAGTGGCGTTTCAAATACTAGTGAGCAACCTGCCTTCTGCTAAGCTGAACTTGGAGTCGGTGACTACTGTTAATAACCTTATCGACACCACTATCCAGCAAATAAGAGCTGCCTTGAATTGTCCTAGTTCCTGA
- the LOC122299365 gene encoding protein REVEILLE 1-like isoform X2 has translation MTVQQDEGKTSDASVTAGNYRPDGAAQTETVVQEEEKCSFGDYSTPKVRKPYTIVKQREKWTEEEHQKFLEALKLYGRGWRQIEAHVGTKTAVQIRSHAQKFFSKVVRASSGSTESTIEPVEIPPPRPKKKPSHPYPRKSVDSPNGISVTNELERSPSPNLLVGEKDTKSPTSVLSATGSDSLGSAVSEQLNACSSPNSCTTDMHSSTSSPVEKENVHMTSNSTVQEEKDPFSSTPECFLSMELELASKDTIGNMGDEATGAPVTSIKLFGRTVVVTDFQKPCSSGAENSESLPSANYPENVDTEKLVNYNCESLPCQAPDRRMEHLKENTDSAEANQYTSLPWWTLYQGLPFYCSSSYNQTSVQVPAGSCVEEETNERDIIAREKSCTGSNSAIINEVGNGEKNLVGVDSESQETLDERRISPCKHMKGFVPYKRCRAERDANSSMMVMEEREGQRARVCS, from the exons ATGACTGTTCAG CAGGATGAAGGGAAAACGTCAGATGCCTCTGTAACAGCTGGTAACTACCGCCCTGATGGCGCTGCACAGACTGAAACAGTGGTCCAGGAGGAGGAGAAATGTTCATTTGGGGATTACTCTACACCTAAG GTAAGGAAACCCTACACCATCgttaaacaaagagaaaaatggACAGAAGAAGAGCATCAGAAGTTTCTTGAAGCCTTGAAGCTGTATGGTCGTGGTTGGCGTCAAATCGAAG CACATGTAGGCACCAAAACTGCAGTTCAGATCCGAAGTCATGCTCAAAAATTTTTCTCTAAG GTCGTACGGGCATCCAGTGGTAGCACTGAAAGCACCATAGAACCAGTTGAGATACCACCTCCACGGCCAAAGAAGAAACCCTCACATCCTTATCCACGTAAATCAGTTGATTCCCCTAATGGGATATCAGTTACAAATGAATTAGAAAGGTCTCCATCTCCAAATTTATTGGTCGGGGAGAAAGACACCAAATCTCCCACTTCAGTTCTCTCTGCAACTGGGTCAGATTCACTGGGGTCTGCAGTTTCAGAGCAGCTCAATGCTTGTTCTTCCCCTAATTCATGCACAACTGACATGCATTCAAGTACCTCCTCACCTGTTGAGAAGGAGAATGTACACATGACATCCAATTCCACTGTCCAAGAAGAAAAAGATCCTTTTTCATCAACGCCTGAGTGCTTTTTGTCCATG GAATTGGAGTTAGCTTCCAAGGATACTATAGGCAACATGGGAGATGAAGCCACAGGAGCACCCGTTACAAGCATCAAGCTTTTTGGAAGGACGGTTGTGGTGACAGATTTCCAAAAACCATGTTCGTCAGGGGCAGAGAATAGTGAGTCACTGCCATCTGCTAATTATCCAGAGAACGTTGATACTGAGAAGCTTGTTAATTATAATTGTGAATCATTGCCATGTCAAGCCCCAGATAGACGCATGGAACATTTGAAAGAGAACACCGACTCTGCAGAAGCCAACCAGTATACTTCTCTGCCATGGTGGACTCTGTACCAAGGTCTGCCATTTTATTGCTCTTCCTCGTATAACCAAACCTCAGTTCAAGTACCTGCAGGTTCCTGTGTTGAAGAAGAAACGAACGAGAGGGATATTATTGCGAGGGAAAAATCTTGTACTGGCTCGAACTCTGCAATAATTAATGAGGTGGGAAATGGAGAGAAGAATTTAGTTGGTGTTGATTCTGAGTCTCAAGAAACTCTTGATGAGAGAAGGATTAGCCCCTGCAAGCATATGAAGGGATTTGTTCCCTACAAAAGATGTCGAGCAGAGAGAGATGCGAACTCATCAATGATGGTTATGGAGGAGAGGGAAGGACAAAGAGCTCGAGTTTGCTCGTAG
- the LOC122299365 gene encoding protein REVEILLE 1-like isoform X1: protein MTVQQQDEGKTSDASVTAGNYRPDGAAQTETVVQEEEKCSFGDYSTPKVRKPYTIVKQREKWTEEEHQKFLEALKLYGRGWRQIEAHVGTKTAVQIRSHAQKFFSKVVRASSGSTESTIEPVEIPPPRPKKKPSHPYPRKSVDSPNGISVTNELERSPSPNLLVGEKDTKSPTSVLSATGSDSLGSAVSEQLNACSSPNSCTTDMHSSTSSPVEKENVHMTSNSTVQEEKDPFSSTPECFLSMELELASKDTIGNMGDEATGAPVTSIKLFGRTVVVTDFQKPCSSGAENSESLPSANYPENVDTEKLVNYNCESLPCQAPDRRMEHLKENTDSAEANQYTSLPWWTLYQGLPFYCSSSYNQTSVQVPAGSCVEEETNERDIIAREKSCTGSNSAIINEVGNGEKNLVGVDSESQETLDERRISPCKHMKGFVPYKRCRAERDANSSMMVMEEREGQRARVCS, encoded by the exons ATGACTGTTCAG CAGCAGGATGAAGGGAAAACGTCAGATGCCTCTGTAACAGCTGGTAACTACCGCCCTGATGGCGCTGCACAGACTGAAACAGTGGTCCAGGAGGAGGAGAAATGTTCATTTGGGGATTACTCTACACCTAAG GTAAGGAAACCCTACACCATCgttaaacaaagagaaaaatggACAGAAGAAGAGCATCAGAAGTTTCTTGAAGCCTTGAAGCTGTATGGTCGTGGTTGGCGTCAAATCGAAG CACATGTAGGCACCAAAACTGCAGTTCAGATCCGAAGTCATGCTCAAAAATTTTTCTCTAAG GTCGTACGGGCATCCAGTGGTAGCACTGAAAGCACCATAGAACCAGTTGAGATACCACCTCCACGGCCAAAGAAGAAACCCTCACATCCTTATCCACGTAAATCAGTTGATTCCCCTAATGGGATATCAGTTACAAATGAATTAGAAAGGTCTCCATCTCCAAATTTATTGGTCGGGGAGAAAGACACCAAATCTCCCACTTCAGTTCTCTCTGCAACTGGGTCAGATTCACTGGGGTCTGCAGTTTCAGAGCAGCTCAATGCTTGTTCTTCCCCTAATTCATGCACAACTGACATGCATTCAAGTACCTCCTCACCTGTTGAGAAGGAGAATGTACACATGACATCCAATTCCACTGTCCAAGAAGAAAAAGATCCTTTTTCATCAACGCCTGAGTGCTTTTTGTCCATG GAATTGGAGTTAGCTTCCAAGGATACTATAGGCAACATGGGAGATGAAGCCACAGGAGCACCCGTTACAAGCATCAAGCTTTTTGGAAGGACGGTTGTGGTGACAGATTTCCAAAAACCATGTTCGTCAGGGGCAGAGAATAGTGAGTCACTGCCATCTGCTAATTATCCAGAGAACGTTGATACTGAGAAGCTTGTTAATTATAATTGTGAATCATTGCCATGTCAAGCCCCAGATAGACGCATGGAACATTTGAAAGAGAACACCGACTCTGCAGAAGCCAACCAGTATACTTCTCTGCCATGGTGGACTCTGTACCAAGGTCTGCCATTTTATTGCTCTTCCTCGTATAACCAAACCTCAGTTCAAGTACCTGCAGGTTCCTGTGTTGAAGAAGAAACGAACGAGAGGGATATTATTGCGAGGGAAAAATCTTGTACTGGCTCGAACTCTGCAATAATTAATGAGGTGGGAAATGGAGAGAAGAATTTAGTTGGTGTTGATTCTGAGTCTCAAGAAACTCTTGATGAGAGAAGGATTAGCCCCTGCAAGCATATGAAGGGATTTGTTCCCTACAAAAGATGTCGAGCAGAGAGAGATGCGAACTCATCAATGATGGTTATGGAGGAGAGGGAAGGACAAAGAGCTCGAGTTTGCTCGTAG